Within the uncultured Draconibacterium sp. genome, the region TGTAGTTGCTTTGTATTCGGCCGAGGAAACTTCTTACAACAGTTCTTACATTGCTGCAAGAGATATTCCGGCTGACCATTTTCAATTTTACAACCTGGGACGTGCTGATGGAGAAATAACCATTAATCCGGATTATCAGGGGTATTATAAAAGTGGATTGAAGTCGTATATGGGACGTGTAATGTATTCTTACGACGACCGTTACATGATAACAGCTACTATTCGTTCCGATGGCTCTTCAAGGCTTGCCGATGGACAAAAATGGCATACTTACCCTGCGGTATCGGTAGGATGGAATTTGGGCGAAGAAAGTTTTATGCAAAGTATTTCACCCATTAACCAATTAAAAATACGCGCGGGTTACGGGCAAACTTCTAACCAATCGGTTAGTCCTTATGCAACACTCGGACGTTTAGCAACAAGACCGTACAACTTTGGCGAAGAAGTTGGCATAGGCTATTATGTTTCGGAACTGCCCAATAACGATTTAGGATGGGAGTACTCGGAAACAGTCAACCTTGGTCTCGACTTTACTTTGTTCGACGGGCGCTTATCAGGTACGGCCGAATATTACGTAACAAATACAAAAGATCTTCTTTTAAGGTTAAACCTGCCTCCTACATCTGGCGTGGGAAGTTATATGGGCAACATTGGCGAAACACAGAACAAAGGATTTGAATTATCATTAAACGGAACAATTATAGATGATTTGAATGGCTTTTCATGGGACGCCGGTGTAAACCTTTATGCCAACCGTAATAAACTGGTAGCGCTTGCTTCCGGTCAAACTGAAGATAAAGGAAACTGGTGGTTTGTAGGCTACCCGATTGATGTAATTTACGATTATAAATACGTTGGGTTGTGGCAGTTAGGCGACGAATACATGAACATTTATGAACCGGGAGGAAATCCGGGAATGATTAAAGTAGAATATACCGGAGAGTATAATGAAGATGGATCACCGGTTAGGGCTATTGGAGCTGACGACCGTCAACCAATGTCTCTCGAACCCGATTTACAGGGAGGATTTAACACCCGTTTTGCTTATAAAGGATTGGACCTGAGTATTGTTGGCGCCTTTAAAATTGGTGGAAAATTAATCAGTACTTTATATTCATCATCAGGTTATTTAAATATGATGACAGGCCGCCGGAATAATGTAAAAGTTGATTACTGGACACCGGAAAACTACGATGCAAGATATCCTGCACCAGAAGGTTTGATCAGTAATGATAATCCTAAATACGGAAGTACATTAGGTTATTTTGATGCTTCGTATCTGAAAATACGCACTATTTCTTTAGGATATAATTTCGATAATATCGAGTGGTTAAAAGATAAAGGAATTACTAAGCTGCGTGTTTATGCTTCGGCACAAAATCCATTTGTATTCTTTTCGCCATATAACGATGAATCGGGAATGGATCCTGAAACCAACTCTTTTGGCGACGAAAATGCAGCAACTAAAGAAACATACAAGTCGCGTTTGTTGACAATTGGTACGAATACGCCTGCTACAAAGAATTATTTGGTTGGCATAAACTTAACATTCTAATCTAAATTGTAACCTTAAAGAAGACATTATAATGAAAAGAAAAATAATCACAAAAATAGGAGCAGCGTTAGTAGCCCTGTTCTTTGTCGTTGGGTGTAGCGATATCCTTGAAGAACATCCACGCAATATCTATGAGCCCGGTTTCTTTAAAACTGAAAATGGTGTAATGGGAGGTTTAACATCATTGTATGCACACCTGCGTTGGATATATGGGCAGGCATATTATTACAATACCTGCGAAACAGGTACCGATGAATATACCTGGGGGCAGAGTGCTGATGCAAACTTTAAAGATCATGACCATTCGGGCGAGGGACAACTAACGCCCAGCACCAGTCGTTCTGATGCAATTTGGAATGTAACGTTTACCAACATCAATACGGCAAGTGGTATTATCGAAAATGCTTCAGATGTAGGTCTCTCGGATGCTTTAATTGGTGAAGCTACTTTCTTCCGTGCATTTGACTATTTCCTGCTTGTTCAAACATTTGGAGGTGTTCCTCTTGATTTGGGATCGGGCGAGTTGAAATTTAATGCAACTCCTGCCCGTACTTCTGTGCGCAACACCGTACCCGAAGTGTATACAAAGTGTGTTTTCCCTGATTTATTGTATGCAGTGGAAAACCTTCCGGCCGATCCCCGTTTAACAGGTGCAGTAACCAAAACTGTGGCCCGTCTGTTCCTGGCAAAAGCCTATTTAACTTACGGATGGTGGTTAGAAAATCCAAGCAGTATTCCAACTTATCCGGCGGCTGACAGGATTGATCCTGATGGTCATGATGCTCAATGGTATTTTCAGCAGGCCTACGATGTGGCCCTGGCTGCCATTAATGATCCCGGGCCTTATGCCTTGCAGGAAACCTATTATGATGTAAATCTGGCGGAGAATGAACGTAATAGCGAACAACTATTATACGCCGACCATACTGAAACAAGCGAATATTATAATGGTGGAAGCCTTACTTATGGTTCCGGTGGTGTTCCTGATAATTTTGCAGTATGGATGGTAACATGTAACGTTTATGTAATGAATGCACTTGATGCGGGCGGAGACCAGGTGCAGAGTGTTTGGCGTTCAGCCGCCCAGTCTTATGGTCGTCCATGGACTCGTATGGCTCCTCCCATTGAGGTATTTACCGAA harbors:
- a CDS encoding TonB-dependent receptor; this encodes MKKICFFTKEIALMLLLFLLVHSVAIAQNVTVSGTVTDEDGEPLPGVTVAVVGQTAVGTVTNFDGIYELKVAGDAQLSFRFVGFTQQTIDVGGRTTIDITLKPDLVGLDEVVVIGYGTQRKEAVTGSVASVGGEQMREVPSSNISQALQGRVAGVEMSQTSTKPGASMQIRIRGTRSLNASNDPLVVLDGIPFAGSIGDISPSDIKSVDILKDASATAIYGSRGANGVILVTTNKGYKGQKATFSFNSYYGIKDAIEFPMMNGAEFAELRAVRGQYANSLEESDDVDTNWQDLLYRTGIVTSSDLGVSGGMEKGSYSFGVGYYKDEAVLPGQEYERFSLRASLDQEIGEYVRVGFSSNNSYSISDGNNLGLYNTLSASPLVDPKNEDGTWKRTIKMPSDEQFLYSKEIIEGLGDKWIDQDKSYGTYNNIYGEVKIPGVEGLKYRANIGLNLRSVHGGAYTGQGVFSINPTTESTASVNNSLNTNWAIENLLTFDRVFEEKHHVNVVALYSAEETSYNSSYIAARDIPADHFQFYNLGRADGEITINPDYQGYYKSGLKSYMGRVMYSYDDRYMITATIRSDGSSRLADGQKWHTYPAVSVGWNLGEESFMQSISPINQLKIRAGYGQTSNQSVSPYATLGRLATRPYNFGEEVGIGYYVSELPNNDLGWEYSETVNLGLDFTLFDGRLSGTAEYYVTNTKDLLLRLNLPPTSGVGSYMGNIGETQNKGFELSLNGTIIDDLNGFSWDAGVNLYANRNKLVALASGQTEDKGNWWFVGYPIDVIYDYKYVGLWQLGDEYMNIYEPGGNPGMIKVEYTGEYNEDGSPVRAIGADDRQPMSLEPDLQGGFNTRFAYKGLDLSIVGAFKIGGKLISTLYSSSGYLNMMTGRRNNVKVDYWTPENYDARYPAPEGLISNDNPKYGSTLGYFDASYLKIRTISLGYNFDNIEWLKDKGITKLRVYASAQNPFVFFSPYNDESGMDPETNSFGDENAATKETYKSRLLTIGTNTPATKNYLVGINLTF
- a CDS encoding RagB/SusD family nutrient uptake outer membrane protein, with protein sequence MKRKIITKIGAALVALFFVVGCSDILEEHPRNIYEPGFFKTENGVMGGLTSLYAHLRWIYGQAYYYNTCETGTDEYTWGQSADANFKDHDHSGEGQLTPSTSRSDAIWNVTFTNINTASGIIENASDVGLSDALIGEATFFRAFDYFLLVQTFGGVPLDLGSGELKFNATPARTSVRNTVPEVYTKCVFPDLLYAVENLPADPRLTGAVTKTVARLFLAKAYLTYGWWLENPSSIPTYPAADRIDPDGHDAQWYFQQAYDVALAAINDPGPYALQETYYDVNLAENERNSEQLLYADHTETSEYYNGGSLTYGSGGVPDNFAVWMVTCNVYVMNALDAGGDQVQSVWRSAAQSYGRPWTRMAPPIEVFTETFADKTHDSRYDGTFVTSYRGNWNLDGAAPETDVLYNANGLEVKPGDAILTFLPDDSQTPNYSGTFNNGGNMGGGEISGRSDYVIAPSGISRRSYPGLWKLGTYRTDNEGGLGQPNAGLTRPFYVAKFSELYLVAAEAAVKGASGSMSARDLLNVLRARAGKWRWDNGNNVEKVADYSAEMVAATPQDIDIDYVLAERSRELFGEGYRWYDLVRTQKWSEVAATFTICGSEVSDHTPVEYSRDIADYLYLRPIPQGQLDALEMTDAEKAEYQNPGYN